From Lujinxingia litoralis, the proteins below share one genomic window:
- a CDS encoding IgGFc-binding protein translates to MLPRRSLALLAFAFYALSACDDVAQAPDDVDAQRPDGPDVAFACTPGEILGCPGPESPSREVCAEDGASTRLVECPASSLCREGACVEVNCRPNTRRCVSESQPQVCRPEGDDYAFENAEACAPGTRCQRGVCLNRCQLAEQTSSYIGCEYWAVELENSELYQSETGAILDDEDERAPFAVVLANTDPLISARISVWAAPEEHAQFVTSREVIPGREFPGEERVTVYSEVVDADGGRVGQPLSGPIDQVELPPNSTMTLLLPNRTIPRRATSIRPFAYRVVSSEPVVAYQFNPFCCNYNYTNDASLLLPRGALTENYMYLGQTVWANASTESLSVPRPATLSVIALDEETDVTVQLRAPADADKTYDDLIFAITEPERVSGPDESGRITFTLQPFEVFNLGGRGVGPVEDLSGARVEASKPVSVFSGHSCANVPYTWSACDHLESQLFPLETWGTIFIASPLKLRNPDPPAGSREATYWKFVASENDTLIQTGMDLRPPAVLQPSGESVPGCASFSSAPATGSFVLNAGESCEFGTRHMFRVLASRPIAVGAFLSGQNTVYEQVNWEDRAGDPSFFLLPPEEQYRTDYSFLAPPTYFQSYAMVTMAPGFTLTLNGEEIDPMAFDAEIMDDNSRMRAHIPLEPGPQTIESLVPLGLVVYGYDNYVSYAYTGGLNLTKLNVLD, encoded by the coding sequence ATGCTCCCCCGGAGATCGCTCGCGCTGCTCGCTTTTGCCTTCTACGCACTCTCTGCCTGCGACGACGTCGCTCAGGCCCCAGATGACGTCGATGCGCAACGACCCGACGGGCCTGATGTCGCCTTTGCCTGCACCCCTGGTGAGATTCTGGGGTGTCCGGGACCCGAGAGCCCCTCACGTGAGGTCTGCGCCGAAGACGGCGCGAGCACTCGGCTTGTGGAGTGTCCGGCGAGTTCGCTTTGTCGCGAGGGCGCGTGTGTGGAGGTGAACTGTCGGCCCAATACCCGTCGATGCGTCTCGGAGAGCCAGCCTCAGGTCTGCCGACCCGAAGGCGATGATTACGCCTTTGAGAACGCCGAAGCCTGTGCCCCGGGCACCCGCTGCCAGCGGGGGGTGTGCCTGAACCGCTGCCAACTCGCCGAGCAGACCAGCTCGTATATCGGTTGCGAGTACTGGGCGGTGGAGCTTGAAAACTCCGAACTCTACCAGAGTGAGACAGGCGCGATCCTCGACGATGAGGACGAGCGTGCTCCATTTGCGGTGGTCCTGGCCAATACCGACCCCCTTATCAGCGCGCGGATCAGCGTGTGGGCGGCTCCCGAGGAGCATGCTCAGTTTGTGACCTCTCGCGAGGTCATCCCCGGGCGAGAGTTTCCTGGTGAGGAGCGCGTCACCGTCTATTCAGAAGTTGTCGATGCGGATGGCGGGCGGGTGGGGCAGCCGCTGAGCGGGCCCATCGATCAGGTGGAACTTCCTCCCAACAGCACCATGACCCTGCTCCTGCCCAACCGCACCATCCCGCGGCGCGCCACCTCCATTCGGCCCTTCGCCTATCGGGTGGTCTCGTCGGAGCCGGTGGTTGCCTATCAGTTCAATCCTTTCTGCTGTAATTACAACTACACCAATGACGCCAGCCTGCTCCTTCCCCGGGGCGCACTCACCGAAAATTACATGTATCTGGGGCAGACCGTGTGGGCCAATGCCTCCACGGAGAGCTTGTCTGTGCCCCGGCCCGCCACGCTCAGCGTCATCGCGCTCGACGAGGAGACTGACGTTACGGTGCAGCTGCGCGCGCCGGCCGATGCCGACAAAACCTACGACGACCTGATCTTCGCCATCACCGAGCCCGAACGCGTCTCCGGGCCCGATGAGAGCGGTCGCATTACTTTTACCTTGCAGCCCTTTGAGGTCTTCAACCTGGGGGGGCGCGGGGTTGGGCCCGTCGAAGATTTGAGCGGGGCGCGGGTGGAGGCCTCCAAGCCGGTCTCGGTGTTTAGCGGGCACAGCTGCGCCAATGTGCCCTACACCTGGTCGGCCTGCGATCACCTGGAGAGTCAGCTCTTTCCGCTGGAGACCTGGGGGACCATCTTTATTGCCTCGCCACTTAAACTTCGAAATCCCGATCCTCCGGCGGGCTCTCGCGAGGCCACCTACTGGAAGTTCGTGGCCAGCGAAAATGACACCCTGATTCAGACCGGTATGGATCTGCGACCGCCTGCCGTCTTGCAGCCCTCCGGCGAGTCGGTGCCGGGCTGCGCGAGCTTCTCCAGCGCTCCGGCCACCGGCAGCTTCGTGCTCAATGCCGGCGAGAGCTGTGAATTTGGTACCCGGCACATGTTCCGCGTGTTGGCCAGCCGTCCGATCGCGGTGGGGGCCTTTTTGAGTGGGCAGAACACCGTGTATGAGCAGGTCAACTGGGAGGATCGCGCCGGGGATCCGAGCTTCTTCCTCTTGCCCCCCGAGGAGCAGTATCGCACCGACTACTCCTTTCTGGCGCCACCGACCTATTTTCAGAGCTACGCGATGGTCACCATGGCCCCCGGCTTCACCCTTACGCTTAACGGCGAAGAGATCGACCCGATGGCATTCGACGCCGAGATCATGGACGACAACAGTCGCATGCGCGCGCATATCCCGCTGGAGCCCGGTCCTCAGACCATTGAGAGCCTGGTGCCGCTGGGGCTGGTGGTCTACGGCTACGACAACTACGTCTCCTATGCCTACACCGGCGGACTGAACCTGACCAAACTCAACGTGCTCGACTGA